In Actinoplanes derwentensis, the following proteins share a genomic window:
- a CDS encoding DHA2 family efflux MFS transporter permease subunit, translating to MSSATQRSPEVDDRLDPAFLRMAGVLLLALLMALLDETIVNVGVDRLGAEFSAPLATIQWVTAGYLLAVAVATPVSGWGVDRFGVRRVWVLAVVLFTLGSLLSGLAWSAGSLIGFRVLQGLGGGMIFPVVQAAIAQAAGPARVTKAMGLVSIPLTIGPVLGPVLGGFFVDDISWRWMFFINLPVGVIALVLAFKVLPAAVPDAEGARPRLDILGLALLSPGFAALIYGLTTAAHRGDFGDPMALTAFAAGAALLVGYVLHALRTTAPLIDVRLFSRRGFTMSVVTMLLVGAVANGLLFLTPLYHQQARGFGALHAGLLMIPSGILGAAGAIAVGKAGARLTARVTAPIGMLLAAVAALALSTVGAHTSQVFTALAFGIAGFGIGFTVPGVMAFMYLAVGSADAPRATSALFILNQIGGSLGIAVVAVVLQQRLAAATGFPPEAYGRTYWIVVGFALVAGLAAALVPGPARSPAPRTE from the coding sequence ATGTCCAGCGCAACCCAGCGGAGTCCGGAAGTGGACGACCGCCTTGATCCCGCGTTCCTGCGCATGGCCGGCGTGCTGCTGCTGGCCTTGCTGATGGCCCTGCTCGACGAGACCATCGTGAACGTCGGCGTGGACCGTCTCGGAGCGGAGTTCAGCGCGCCGCTCGCGACCATCCAGTGGGTGACCGCGGGATACCTGCTCGCCGTCGCCGTCGCCACCCCGGTCTCCGGCTGGGGCGTGGACCGGTTCGGTGTGCGCCGGGTCTGGGTCCTCGCCGTGGTGCTGTTCACCCTCGGCTCGCTCCTGTCCGGCCTCGCCTGGTCGGCCGGCAGCCTGATCGGGTTCCGGGTGCTCCAGGGCCTCGGCGGCGGGATGATCTTCCCCGTCGTGCAGGCCGCGATCGCCCAGGCCGCCGGCCCCGCCCGGGTCACCAAGGCGATGGGGCTGGTCTCCATCCCGCTGACCATCGGGCCGGTGCTGGGTCCCGTCCTGGGTGGGTTCTTCGTCGACGACATCAGCTGGCGCTGGATGTTCTTCATCAACCTTCCGGTCGGCGTCATCGCCCTGGTGCTGGCCTTCAAGGTTCTCCCGGCGGCCGTCCCCGACGCGGAAGGAGCCCGGCCGCGGCTCGACATCCTCGGCCTGGCCCTGCTGTCGCCCGGGTTCGCGGCGCTGATCTACGGGCTCACCACCGCGGCGCATCGCGGCGACTTCGGTGACCCGATGGCCCTCACCGCCTTCGCCGCCGGCGCGGCACTGCTCGTGGGTTACGTCCTGCACGCCCTGCGCACCACCGCGCCACTGATCGACGTGCGGCTGTTCAGCCGGCGCGGGTTCACCATGTCGGTGGTCACCATGCTGCTGGTCGGTGCGGTCGCCAACGGTCTGCTCTTCCTGACCCCGCTCTACCACCAGCAGGCGCGCGGGTTCGGAGCCCTGCACGCCGGCCTGCTCATGATCCCGTCCGGCATCCTCGGCGCCGCCGGGGCCATCGCCGTCGGCAAAGCCGGGGCCCGGCTCACCGCCCGGGTGACCGCCCCGATCGGGATGCTGCTCGCCGCCGTGGCCGCTCTCGCCCTGTCCACCGTCGGCGCACACACCTCACAGGTCTTCACCGCACTCGCCTTCGGCATCGCCGGATTCGGTATCGGCTTCACCGTGCCGGGCGTGATGGCGTTCATGTATCTCGCGGTCGGCTCCGCCGACGCCCCACGGGCCACCAGCGCGCTGTTCATCCTGAACCAGATCGGCGGGTCGCTGGGCATCGCCGTCGTCGCGGTGGTTCTGCAGCAACGGCTCGCCGCCGCCACCGGTTTCCCCCCGGAGGCGTACGGCCGGACCTACTGGATCGTCGTCGGGTTCGCGCTCGTGGCCGGGCTCGCCGCCGCGCTCGTGCCCGGGCCCGCGCGGTCGCCCGCACCGCGGACCGAGTGA
- a CDS encoding quinone oxidoreductase family protein, whose protein sequence is MRVIRYYEHGGPDVLTVEKAPDPVPGDGQLVVGVEAVGVNFIETQLRSGTAPFPSPVPRAPHGDVVGRVVWAGPGTHRFAVGDRLAAWGVDDAYADLVLVDETRAVPVPDDVPAPVATALASTAQVAASVLSVGRLAPGDTVLVHAAAGAIGHLVTQLARLRGAGLVIGTVSSPEKADFVREHGADAVVDYSRPDWPDRVREATGGTGVDLVLDSVEGAVFAPGLALLKPLGRLVYYGFAGASGEAGRVALTDLLGLKTVVGTALDAWLAAAPEEAANTQRELTELVGDGRLRVAVHAVLPLEEAARAHRLIEDRRQLGRVVLVP, encoded by the coding sequence ATGCGCGTCATCCGCTACTACGAGCACGGCGGCCCGGATGTGCTGACCGTCGAGAAGGCACCGGATCCGGTGCCGGGCGACGGTCAGCTCGTGGTCGGTGTCGAGGCCGTCGGCGTCAACTTCATCGAGACCCAACTGCGTTCCGGTACGGCACCCTTCCCCTCACCGGTGCCGCGCGCACCACACGGCGACGTGGTCGGCCGGGTCGTCTGGGCCGGGCCCGGCACGCACCGTTTCGCCGTGGGGGACCGGCTGGCGGCCTGGGGTGTGGACGACGCGTACGCCGATCTGGTGCTGGTCGACGAGACCCGGGCGGTGCCGGTGCCGGACGACGTTCCCGCGCCGGTCGCCACCGCGCTCGCATCGACCGCCCAGGTCGCCGCCAGCGTGTTGAGTGTCGGGCGGCTCGCCCCCGGCGACACGGTGCTGGTGCATGCCGCCGCCGGCGCGATCGGCCACCTCGTCACCCAGTTGGCCAGACTGCGGGGCGCGGGCCTGGTGATCGGCACGGTCAGCTCACCGGAGAAGGCGGACTTCGTCCGTGAGCACGGTGCCGACGCCGTCGTCGACTACTCCCGGCCGGACTGGCCCGACCGGGTCCGCGAGGCCACCGGCGGCACCGGAGTCGACCTGGTCCTCGACAGTGTGGAAGGTGCGGTGTTCGCGCCCGGCCTGGCCCTGCTCAAGCCGCTGGGCCGGCTGGTCTACTACGGCTTCGCCGGTGCTTCCGGCGAGGCGGGCCGGGTCGCGCTGACCGACCTGCTCGGCCTGAAGACCGTCGTCGGGACGGCCCTCGACGCGTGGCTGGCCGCCGCCCCCGAGGAGGCGGCGAACACCCAGCGGGAGCTGACCGAGCTGGTCGGTGACGGCCGGCTGCGCGTCGCCGTGCACGCCGTCCTGCCCCTGGAGGAAGCGGCGCGGGCGCACCGGCTGATCGAGGACCGCCGTCAGCTCGGCCGTGTGGTCCTGGTCCCGTGA
- a CDS encoding FAD-dependent oxidoreductase produces the protein MTAVEHHPVLVVGAGPAGLSTAIFSALHGVRPLVVDSRPHASTAVKATGQYPHTMEALRIAGVADRIRELSRPDRTGFAMVLAPRLAGPVTRTLISGRELTMRHVSPEEWGTASQSGAERALAERARELGAEVRFGTRVSGLTQDDEGVTAFVEDAATGTRRRIRARYLVAADGWRSPIREALGVPLQGRGVVGRVLRVLFKADLSEPLAHTPGAADGSRFVAFHLGRAVLFNTEVPGLYGYFRNLTPELPDGWHHSREGIVRQIAADLGLGENVALDVVESGETSIACAVAQRFQVGRVLLAGDAAHVMPPTGGLGGNTAILDGLYLGWRLAAVVEGWAGLELLRTFETERRPYARLLVEQQFANLVERVAPELRDGDVPDPLPPAVLAFGYRYPAGAVLPDPGDDQVLVEDPATATGRPGSRAPYLPLVAPDGTASSTTALFGAGFVLLTGPQGGEWVKPATLAAERLGVPLTVHVVDADGFPARYGIGPTGASLVRPDRFVAWRTAELVEDPAARVEEVLRTLLRR, from the coding sequence GTGACCGCCGTCGAGCACCATCCCGTTCTGGTGGTGGGCGCCGGGCCGGCCGGGCTCAGCACCGCGATCTTCTCCGCCTTGCACGGAGTCCGGCCGCTGGTAGTGGACAGCCGTCCCCACGCCTCGACCGCCGTGAAGGCCACCGGCCAGTACCCGCACACGATGGAGGCCCTGCGTATCGCGGGGGTGGCCGACCGGATCCGCGAGCTGAGCCGCCCCGACCGGACCGGCTTCGCCATGGTTCTCGCGCCACGGCTGGCCGGGCCGGTGACCCGGACGCTGATCAGCGGCCGGGAACTGACCATGCGGCACGTGTCACCGGAGGAGTGGGGCACCGCCAGTCAATCCGGCGCCGAACGCGCGCTGGCCGAACGAGCCCGGGAACTCGGCGCCGAGGTCCGCTTCGGAACCCGGGTGTCCGGGCTGACGCAGGACGACGAGGGCGTCACCGCTTTCGTGGAGGACGCCGCGACCGGAACACGCCGCCGGATCCGGGCCCGGTACCTGGTGGCGGCGGACGGCTGGCGCAGTCCGATCCGCGAGGCGCTCGGTGTGCCCCTGCAGGGGCGCGGTGTGGTGGGCCGGGTTCTGCGGGTGCTCTTCAAGGCGGACCTGAGCGAACCTCTCGCCCATACTCCCGGGGCCGCCGACGGTTCGCGATTCGTGGCGTTCCACCTCGGGCGCGCGGTGCTGTTCAACACCGAGGTCCCCGGCCTGTACGGGTACTTCCGCAACCTCACCCCGGAGTTGCCCGACGGCTGGCACCACTCCCGGGAGGGGATCGTCCGGCAGATCGCGGCCGATCTGGGCCTCGGCGAGAACGTCGCACTGGACGTCGTCGAGTCCGGCGAGACCTCGATCGCCTGTGCGGTCGCGCAGCGTTTCCAGGTGGGCCGGGTGCTGCTGGCCGGCGATGCCGCACATGTCATGCCGCCGACCGGCGGGCTGGGTGGCAACACCGCGATTCTGGACGGGTTGTACCTGGGCTGGCGGCTCGCGGCTGTGGTGGAGGGGTGGGCGGGCCTGGAGCTGCTGCGCACCTTCGAGACCGAGCGCCGGCCGTACGCCCGTCTGCTCGTCGAGCAGCAGTTCGCCAATCTCGTCGAGCGGGTCGCGCCGGAACTGCGGGACGGCGACGTTCCCGATCCACTGCCGCCGGCGGTGCTGGCTTTCGGTTATCGGTACCCGGCCGGTGCCGTCCTGCCCGATCCCGGCGACGATCAGGTGCTGGTGGAGGATCCCGCAACGGCCACCGGGCGGCCGGGATCGCGGGCGCCCTATCTGCCGCTGGTGGCCCCGGACGGGACCGCGTCGTCGACGACGGCGCTGTTCGGGGCCGGATTCGTGCTGCTCACCGGTCCACAGGGAGGTGAGTGGGTGAAGCCCGCCACGCTCGCCGCCGAGCGTCTCGGCGTACCGCTCACCGTGCATGTCGTCGACGCCGACGGCTTTCCCGCCCGGTACGGCATCGGGCCCACCGGCGCATCGCTGGTCCGCCCGGATCGTTTCGTCGCCTGGCGGACCGCTGAGCTGGTGGAGGATCCCGCCGCCCGGGTGGAGGAGGTGCTGCGGACTCTGCTGCGGCGGTGA
- a CDS encoding zinc-binding dehydrogenase, which yields MTVKALVTSAGVSPGIRLESLPDPDPAPGEVLIEVKAVAVNRADLLLAARRPPGSQLGLDVAGVVVRAASDGTGPPAGTPVAALAASTGWAQLAAVRTDRLAILPDGVEPAVAAAVPVAGLTALYALRRAGWLLARTVLVTGASGGVGGFVADLAAAAGASVLGWVGSPERGAHLAERGHRLHIGDGPPPGETTDVVVDSVGGTVLRDAFVTLRAGGVAVVFGNTVRADLVLPPDWGHGRPGVRLEHLFLLDEIERRDAAGDLGTLLGLVADGRLRPHVGLRADWADAGSAIEALLERRVTGRVVLSL from the coding sequence ATGACTGTGAAGGCACTCGTCACGTCCGCCGGCGTGTCCCCCGGGATACGCCTGGAATCGTTGCCCGACCCGGATCCGGCCCCCGGTGAGGTGTTGATCGAAGTGAAGGCCGTGGCCGTCAACCGAGCCGACCTGCTGCTCGCCGCCCGCCGGCCACCCGGGTCGCAACTCGGCCTGGACGTCGCCGGTGTCGTCGTCCGTGCCGCGTCCGACGGCACGGGACCACCGGCCGGTACGCCCGTCGCGGCCCTGGCGGCCTCGACCGGCTGGGCCCAGCTCGCCGCGGTGCGGACCGACCGGCTCGCGATCCTGCCGGACGGGGTCGAGCCCGCTGTCGCCGCGGCGGTGCCGGTGGCCGGTCTGACCGCCCTCTACGCGCTGCGGCGGGCCGGCTGGCTCCTGGCCCGGACGGTGCTGGTCACCGGCGCGAGCGGCGGTGTCGGCGGGTTCGTGGCCGACCTCGCCGCCGCGGCCGGGGCCTCGGTGCTGGGATGGGTCGGTTCGCCGGAGCGCGGAGCACATCTCGCCGAACGCGGTCACCGGCTGCACATCGGTGACGGGCCACCGCCCGGCGAGACAACCGACGTCGTCGTCGACAGCGTCGGCGGCACGGTGTTGCGGGACGCGTTCGTCACGCTCCGGGCCGGCGGGGTCGCGGTGGTGTTCGGCAACACCGTCCGGGCCGACCTGGTGCTTCCCCCGGACTGGGGGCACGGCCGTCCCGGCGTACGCCTGGAGCACCTGTTCCTGCTCGACGAGATCGAACGGCGTGACGCCGCCGGAGACCTCGGCACGCTGCTCGGTCTCGTCGCCGACGGCCGCCTGCGACCCCACGTCGGACTGCGCGCCGACTGGGCGGACGCCGGGTCCGCGATCGAAGCCCTGCTCGAACGCCGTGTCACCGGCCGGGTCGTCCTGAGCCTCTGA
- a CDS encoding SDR family NAD(P)-dependent oxidoreductase: MTESTGRGAALVTGGTSGIGLAVVETLAESGFATYFCARDAAQVATVTDKLRGRGLEVGGVAADVRSSDDVTRLVASAVDRFGPVTVLVNNAGRSGGGVTADLSDALWDDVLATNLTATFRVTREVLRAGGIRENGWGRIINIASTAGKQGVALAAPYTAAKHGVVGFTKALGFELAGSGITVNAVCPGYVETPMAVRVRQGYAAHWETTEQAVLDRFQAKIPLGRYSTPEEVAGLVGYLVTDTAASMTAQAVNVCGGLGNY, translated from the coding sequence ATGACGGAATCCACCGGCCGCGGAGCGGCCCTGGTCACCGGCGGCACCAGCGGGATCGGCCTGGCCGTGGTCGAGACGCTGGCCGAGAGCGGTTTCGCCACCTACTTCTGCGCCCGGGACGCCGCCCAGGTGGCCACGGTCACCGACAAGCTCCGCGGGCGCGGGCTGGAGGTAGGCGGCGTGGCGGCCGACGTCCGCTCCTCCGACGACGTCACCCGCCTGGTCGCCTCCGCGGTCGACAGGTTCGGGCCGGTCACCGTGCTGGTCAACAACGCCGGCCGGTCCGGTGGCGGCGTCACCGCCGACCTCAGCGACGCCCTGTGGGACGACGTGCTGGCCACCAACCTCACCGCCACCTTCCGGGTCACTCGCGAGGTGCTGCGGGCCGGCGGCATCCGGGAGAACGGCTGGGGCCGCATCATCAACATCGCCTCCACCGCGGGCAAGCAGGGTGTCGCCCTCGCCGCGCCGTACACCGCCGCCAAACACGGCGTGGTGGGCTTCACCAAGGCGCTCGGCTTCGAACTGGCGGGCAGCGGGATCACCGTGAACGCGGTGTGCCCGGGCTATGTGGAGACGCCGATGGCGGTCCGGGTCCGGCAGGGGTACGCCGCGCACTGGGAAACCACCGAGCAGGCGGTGCTGGACCGGTTCCAGGCGAAGATCCCGCTCGGGCGCTATTCGACGCCGGAGGAGGTCGCCGGACTGGTCGGCTACCTGGTCACCGACACGGCCGCCTCGATGACGGCGCAGGCCGTCAACGTGTGCGGCGGTCTGGGCAACTACTGA
- a CDS encoding antibiotic biosynthesis monooxygenase family protein, translating to MVVFVNKLTLIGAAEDLESRYAKVAEYMRTRPGLVSYVLSRSQKDPSTYYNIAEWTDEESFRAALQEPEFRSRLDRLTGVIKGEPHLTEPVLRYDTAG from the coding sequence ATGGTCGTTTTCGTCAACAAGCTCACGCTGATCGGTGCCGCGGAGGACCTGGAGAGCCGGTACGCGAAGGTCGCCGAGTACATGCGGACCCGGCCCGGGCTCGTCAGCTACGTCCTGAGCCGTTCCCAGAAGGACCCGTCGACGTACTACAACATCGCCGAGTGGACCGACGAGGAGTCGTTCCGGGCCGCGTTGCAGGAGCCGGAGTTCCGCAGCCGGCTGGACCGGCTGACCGGTGTCATCAAGGGTGAGCCGCACCTGACCGAACCCGTTCTGCGGTACGACACGGCCGGTTGA
- a CDS encoding oxidoreductase: MPTLFEPVQLGRLRLPNRIVMAPMGRGRADRNGTPLPYVADYYAQRATAGLIVSEATCPAPHAAGHPYGVHCHSADDIAAWRTVAAAVHAAGGRMTLQIMHAGRISHPDLYGHIPLAPSPVPAAGRARTWNGPQPYPVPREMSPGDIAGAIDDVVRCAVAAIEAGFDGVEIHGANGYLVHQFLSSTVNRRTDGYGGPPHRRVRFAVDLVEAVASAVGADRTGIRLSPGFGLNDMSEPDAAELYPVLLAALRPVGPAYLHLVHGSDPGLVRAVRDRWEGPIVLNPGTGDLDPDATRAVVAGALAAGFDALSFGKQFLANPDLPHRLAEGIDFNRPDPATFYQGGRQGYLDYPKADVREGDTTSWSFSSTSSR; encoded by the coding sequence ATGCCGACACTCTTCGAACCGGTTCAGCTGGGCCGTCTCCGGTTGCCCAACCGGATCGTGATGGCGCCGATGGGCCGGGGCCGAGCCGACCGCAACGGGACGCCGCTACCCTACGTGGCCGACTACTACGCTCAACGGGCCACGGCCGGACTGATCGTCAGCGAGGCCACCTGCCCGGCTCCGCACGCGGCCGGCCACCCGTACGGGGTGCACTGTCACTCCGCGGACGACATCGCGGCCTGGAGGACGGTCGCCGCGGCCGTGCACGCCGCCGGTGGCCGGATGACACTGCAGATCATGCACGCGGGCCGGATCAGCCATCCCGACCTGTACGGCCACATCCCACTGGCGCCGTCACCCGTACCCGCGGCGGGACGGGCTCGCACGTGGAACGGCCCTCAGCCGTATCCCGTACCACGGGAGATGTCGCCGGGTGACATAGCCGGTGCCATCGACGACGTCGTACGGTGCGCCGTCGCGGCGATCGAGGCCGGTTTCGACGGTGTGGAGATCCACGGGGCGAACGGATATCTGGTCCATCAGTTCCTGTCGTCCACGGTGAACCGCCGCACCGACGGCTACGGTGGGCCGCCCCACCGGCGGGTCCGGTTCGCGGTGGACCTGGTGGAAGCGGTGGCGTCCGCCGTCGGTGCGGACCGGACCGGGATCCGGCTGTCCCCCGGTTTCGGCCTCAACGACATGAGCGAACCCGACGCCGCGGAGTTGTACCCGGTCCTGCTGGCGGCGCTGCGGCCGGTCGGCCCGGCGTACCTGCATCTGGTCCACGGCTCCGACCCCGGCCTGGTCCGGGCGGTGCGTGACCGGTGGGAGGGACCGATCGTGCTCAACCCGGGCACCGGCGACCTGGACCCGGACGCCACCCGTGCGGTGGTGGCCGGTGCTCTGGCCGCCGGCTTCGACGCGCTCTCCTTCGGTAAGCAGTTCCTGGCCAATCCGGACCTGCCCCACCGTCTGGCCGAGGGCATCGACTTCAACCGTCCCGACCCGGCGACCTTCTATCAGGGTGGGCGGCAGGGCTATCTCGACTATCCGAAAGCCGACGTCAGAGAAGGGGACACCACATCATGGTCGTTTTCGTCAACAAGCTCACGCTGA
- a CDS encoding ISAs1 family transposase: MPQSAILVTDPSSAPLSGDLSFTPSCHGLLDLVLAVGDGRSDQGRDHPVAVVLALVAAATVAGLKGYTAISGRVADVPTDVLDSLYLRAEARPAGRPSRSTLWRVCTDTDGDVLDTVIAEWTTTRHAGSDTPSQVRLDGKTVRGSAATGGEQLHLIAALTGAPGPDPTAVIIAQTPTDGAKTREPEAARALLETLDLRDVTVTADALHTVKATADLIHQQGGHFVLPVKQNRAALFDSLDALPWAATPIGHESTETGHGRTTRRTIRVLPAPPGLRFPHVKQVWLIERYVTTSDGKQSAIAQLGITSHPAETAGPAAIAAFNRGQWAIETLHFIRDTCYREDQSRIRTRSGPRVLASLRNLAINALRLAGRTDITEATRWAGRDMTRPFTILGLTR, translated from the coding sequence GTGCCGCAGTCTGCAATCCTCGTCACCGATCCGTCTTCCGCGCCGCTGTCCGGGGACCTCTCGTTCACGCCTTCGTGTCACGGTCTGCTCGACCTGGTGCTCGCCGTCGGCGACGGCCGCTCCGACCAAGGCCGTGATCACCCGGTCGCGGTCGTGCTCGCGCTGGTCGCAGCGGCCACAGTCGCCGGGCTCAAGGGCTACACCGCGATCAGCGGCCGGGTCGCCGACGTGCCCACCGACGTCCTCGACAGCCTCTACCTGCGGGCCGAGGCCAGGCCGGCCGGGCGACCGTCACGCTCCACACTGTGGCGGGTCTGCACCGACACCGACGGCGACGTCCTGGACACGGTGATCGCCGAGTGGACCACCACCCGGCACGCCGGCAGCGACACACCGTCACAGGTCCGCCTGGACGGCAAGACCGTCCGCGGCTCCGCCGCCACCGGCGGCGAACAACTGCACCTGATCGCTGCCCTGACCGGCGCACCCGGCCCGGACCCGACCGCCGTCATCATCGCCCAGACACCGACCGACGGCGCCAAGACCCGCGAACCCGAAGCCGCTCGCGCCCTCCTGGAGACCCTCGACCTGCGCGACGTGACCGTCACCGCCGACGCCCTGCACACCGTCAAGGCCACCGCCGACCTCATCCACCAGCAAGGAGGCCACTTCGTCCTGCCGGTCAAGCAGAACCGGGCCGCGCTGTTCGACTCCCTCGACGCCCTGCCCTGGGCCGCCACGCCGATCGGTCACGAGAGCACCGAGACCGGGCACGGACGCACCACCCGCCGCACCATCCGGGTCCTTCCCGCCCCGCCCGGCCTGCGGTTCCCGCACGTCAAACAGGTCTGGCTGATCGAACGCTACGTCACTACAAGCGACGGCAAACAGTCCGCCATCGCGCAACTCGGAATCACCAGCCACCCCGCCGAAACCGCCGGACCGGCCGCGATCGCCGCGTTCAACCGCGGCCAATGGGCCATCGAAACCCTGCACTTCATCCGCGACACCTGCTACCGCGAGGACCAGTCCCGCATCCGCACCCGCTCCGGACCACGTGTCCTGGCATCACTGCGCAACCTCGCCATCAACGCCCTACGCCTGGCAGGCCGAACCGACATCACCGAAGCAACCCGCTGGGCCGGCCGCGACATGACCAGGCCATTCACCATCCTCGGCCTCACCAGATGA
- a CDS encoding tyrosine-type recombinase/integrase — MAWVEDRGSRSRVRYRRAGRTVTDSTYTCREDAEAEATRLNNATRAARRRYQPSPAPRLDEWVATWQAGHLAADSTLARYESLLRVHILPAFGSQRIDSITRQDVKAFARGLASHLADSSVRHIITLLGQILREAVDDHLMFFDPTARLRLRRLPREQRPFATATQVQQIAARMPDTITRTLVITAANTGMRISELTALSRADLHLAEARLHVSATTGALHEVRGHLTLGPPKTPAAVRDIALPPFLVDGLDRLLRSHPYDTVFCSPTGRWLWRTDYNNRRWRPACDGHPRSGWPPILTGMHFHDLRHTHRTWMDEDHTPEVLQAHRLGHAIPGIRGVYAHVTPTMTTRLLDSLQARWLDNGGYW; from the coding sequence ATGGCCTGGGTCGAAGATCGCGGAAGCCGAAGCCGGGTTCGTTATCGCCGGGCCGGGCGCACCGTCACCGACAGCACCTACACCTGCCGCGAGGACGCCGAGGCCGAGGCAACACGCTTGAACAACGCCACCCGAGCGGCCCGGCGGCGCTACCAACCCTCACCGGCACCCCGGCTGGACGAGTGGGTCGCCACCTGGCAGGCCGGGCATCTGGCCGCCGACTCGACCCTGGCCCGCTACGAGAGCCTGCTACGCGTTCACATCCTGCCCGCGTTCGGCAGCCAGCGCATCGACTCGATCACCCGCCAAGACGTCAAAGCCTTCGCCCGCGGCCTGGCCAGCCACCTCGCCGACAGCAGCGTGCGCCACATCATCACCCTGCTCGGCCAGATCCTGCGCGAGGCCGTCGACGACCACCTGATGTTCTTCGACCCCACCGCCCGACTCCGGCTACGCCGCCTCCCGCGCGAGCAACGCCCGTTCGCCACAGCCACCCAAGTCCAGCAGATCGCCGCCCGCATGCCCGACACCATCACCCGCACCCTGGTGATCACCGCCGCCAACACCGGCATGCGCATCAGCGAACTCACCGCCCTCAGCCGCGCCGACCTGCACCTGGCCGAAGCCCGCCTGCATGTCTCGGCCACCACCGGCGCCCTCCACGAAGTCCGCGGCCACCTGACCCTCGGCCCACCGAAAACCCCGGCCGCCGTCCGCGACATCGCCCTGCCGCCGTTTCTGGTCGACGGCCTCGACCGGCTCCTGCGATCCCACCCGTACGACACTGTCTTCTGCTCACCGACAGGACGGTGGCTGTGGCGCACCGATTACAACAACCGCCGCTGGCGACCCGCGTGTGACGGTCACCCACGCTCCGGCTGGCCGCCCATCCTCACCGGCATGCACTTCCACGATCTGCGCCACACCCACCGCACCTGGATGGACGAAGACCACACCCCCGAAGTGCTCCAAGCCCACCGCCTCGGCCACGCCATCCCCGGCATCCGCGGCGTCTACGCCCACGTCACCCCCACCATGACCACCCGGCTACTCGACAGCCTGCAAGCTCGCTGGCTCGACAACGGCGGCTACTGGTGA